The following coding sequences lie in one Pseudomonas syringae CC1557 genomic window:
- a CDS encoding HPF/RaiA family ribosome-associated protein — MQIQVNSDNHIESSIRLEEWVRTTVESTLEHYDENLTRVEVHIRDENGDKPGPHDIKCQMEARPKGHQPISVSHKADTVDQAVDGAAVKLDHALEHLFGKLRGSKRGAAPALAEQDDDPISPDALLEEEFLEKEQEKEAARLT; from the coding sequence ATGCAAATCCAGGTCAATAGCGATAATCACATCGAAAGCAGTATCCGACTGGAGGAGTGGGTTCGTACCACCGTTGAAAGCACGCTCGAACACTACGACGAAAACCTGACTCGCGTTGAAGTCCATATCCGCGATGAGAACGGCGACAAGCCCGGCCCGCATGACATCAAATGCCAGATGGAAGCGCGCCCCAAAGGACACCAACCTATTTCTGTTTCCCACAAAGCCGATACGGTAGATCAGGCTGTGGATGGTGCTGCGGTAAAACTCGATCACGCTCTCGAGCATCTGTTTGGCAAGCTGCGCGGCAGCAAACGCGGCGCTGCACCGGCCCTTGCCGAGCAGGATGATGACCCGATCAGCCCGGACGCGCTGCTCGAAGAAGAATTTCTGGAAAAAGAGCAGGAGAAAGAAGCCGCTCGTCTGACCTGA
- the fecA gene encoding TonB-dependent Fe(3+) dicitrate receptor FecA, translating to MSARPTQLSPLVRTLRHVIFGASLSVGSLSMAYAAEVTPKVYHIAPSELEAALSQFGRESGVLISYGSQITSGLKSRGLEGQYTPEQGLNALLEGTGLQAMADGNNGFTLQSASAAGAPIELGVSTVVGDWLGEAQQTNVFEHPGARDVIRREEFERVGATSAREVLNRIPGVNAPDNNGTGSHDMALNFGIRGLNPRLASRSTVLMDGIPVPFAPYGQPQLSFAPISMGNMDAVDVVRGGGAVRYGPQNVGGIVNFVTRAIPDAPTLKGGIQTETSPSSSQDGFKTTGNLLAGGTADNGLGGAILYSGVRGGDWREHSDTEIDDLILKGKYQIDEANSLNAMAQYYDGEAQMPGGLSVKDYDADPYQSTRLKDKFWGRRTMFNFGYRYEQDARVFTANTFFTKTLRSGYLDQGSFVSLSPREYWVRGLETRFSQGFALGETWHEVGVGYRYVNEAGHELRYREPVTGELPTTGSRNDRDTRGATEAHAFYIDDRIDIGKWTITPGVRYEMIDTAQNNNLTNARYQGDYSTALPALNVLYHLTDTWNLYANTEGSFGSVQYSQMPNRVTGDEVKPEKARTWELGTRYDNGNLRAEIGAFLINFDNQYDSNQTNDTVIARGETRHQGIETSINYALEGLNPALAGYDVYATYAFVDATIREDGPNKGNRVPFSSKHKGTLGVSYTEGPWKLNVDSSFQSDQFADNANTAAESADGSTGKIPGYMLFSSRANYDFGPQLSDLNVAVGVKNIFNRQYYTRSFDDNNRGKYVGEPRTVYVQTSVAF from the coding sequence ATGTCAGCCCGCCCTACTCAACTTTCGCCATTGGTGCGCACATTGCGTCACGTCATTTTCGGCGCCAGCCTCTCGGTCGGCAGCCTGTCGATGGCTTACGCTGCAGAGGTGACACCCAAGGTGTACCACATCGCACCCAGCGAGCTTGAAGCGGCACTGAGCCAGTTCGGGCGCGAGTCGGGGGTGCTGATTTCCTATGGCTCACAGATCACCAGCGGTTTGAAAAGCCGTGGGCTGGAAGGTCAATACACGCCTGAGCAAGGCCTGAATGCCTTGCTCGAAGGCACCGGTTTGCAAGCCATGGCTGACGGCAACAACGGCTTCACCCTGCAATCGGCCAGTGCGGCTGGTGCGCCCATCGAACTGGGCGTTTCAACAGTGGTCGGCGACTGGCTGGGCGAAGCGCAGCAGACCAACGTGTTCGAACACCCAGGCGCGCGCGACGTGATCCGTCGCGAGGAATTCGAGCGCGTGGGGGCGACGTCGGCGCGCGAGGTGCTCAATCGCATCCCCGGCGTCAATGCGCCGGACAACAACGGCACCGGCAGCCATGACATGGCGCTGAACTTCGGCATTCGCGGCCTCAACCCGCGTCTGGCGTCACGCTCCACCGTATTGATGGACGGCATCCCGGTGCCGTTTGCACCTTATGGTCAGCCACAACTGTCCTTCGCGCCGATCAGCATGGGCAACATGGACGCTGTGGACGTGGTACGCGGCGGCGGCGCAGTGCGTTACGGGCCGCAGAACGTGGGTGGCATCGTAAACTTCGTGACCCGCGCCATCCCCGATGCGCCGACGCTCAAAGGCGGCATACAGACCGAAACCAGTCCCTCGTCCAGCCAGGACGGCTTCAAGACCACCGGCAATCTGCTGGCCGGCGGCACCGCTGACAACGGCCTGGGCGGCGCGATTCTGTATTCCGGCGTGCGCGGCGGTGACTGGCGCGAGCACAGCGACACTGAAATCGATGACCTGATTCTCAAAGGCAAATACCAGATCGACGAGGCCAACAGCCTCAACGCCATGGCGCAGTACTACGATGGCGAAGCACAAATGCCCGGTGGGCTGAGCGTCAAGGATTACGATGCCGATCCGTATCAGTCGACACGGCTGAAGGACAAGTTCTGGGGCCGTCGCACGATGTTCAACTTCGGCTATCGCTACGAACAGGATGCGCGGGTATTCACGGCCAACACGTTCTTCACCAAGACCTTGCGCAGCGGTTATCTCGATCAGGGCAGCTTTGTCTCCTTGTCGCCTCGTGAGTACTGGGTGCGCGGACTGGAAACACGCTTCTCGCAAGGCTTCGCACTGGGTGAAACCTGGCACGAAGTCGGCGTCGGTTATCGCTACGTCAATGAAGCCGGTCATGAGCTGCGCTATCGTGAACCAGTGACCGGCGAACTGCCAACCACTGGCAGCCGCAACGACCGCGACACGCGCGGCGCGACAGAAGCGCATGCGTTTTACATCGATGACCGGATCGATATCGGCAAGTGGACCATCACGCCCGGCGTTCGCTACGAGATGATCGACACCGCGCAGAACAACAACCTGACCAATGCCCGCTATCAGGGCGACTACAGCACCGCACTGCCCGCGTTGAACGTTCTTTATCACCTGACCGACACCTGGAACCTGTACGCAAACACCGAGGGCTCGTTCGGCAGCGTGCAGTACAGCCAGATGCCCAATCGCGTGACCGGAGATGAAGTCAAACCGGAAAAGGCGCGCACCTGGGAACTGGGCACACGTTACGACAACGGCAACCTGCGGGCCGAGATCGGCGCGTTCCTGATCAACTTCGATAATCAGTACGACAGCAACCAGACCAACGACACGGTGATCGCTCGCGGCGAAACGCGCCATCAGGGTATCGAAACCAGCATCAATTACGCGCTGGAAGGTTTGAACCCGGCACTGGCTGGCTACGATGTCTACGCAACCTATGCGTTCGTTGACGCAACTATTCGTGAAGACGGCCCGAACAAGGGCAATCGCGTACCGTTCTCGTCAAAGCATAAAGGCACGCTGGGCGTCAGCTACACCGAAGGGCCGTGGAAGCTCAATGTCGACAGCTCTTTCCAGAGCGATCAGTTCGCCGACAACGCCAACACGGCAGCCGAAAGCGCCGATGGCAGCACGGGCAAGATCCCTGGGTACATGCTGTTCAGCAGCCGCGCCAACTACGACTTCGGCCCGCAATTGTCGGACCTCAATGTTGCCGTCGGGGTGAAGAATATTTTCAACCGCCAGTACTACACCCGCTCGTTCGACGACAACAACCGCGGCAAATACGTCGGCGAACCGCGCACGGTGTATGTGCAGACGTCGGTTGCGTTCTAG